Genomic segment of Patescibacteria group bacterium:
AGGTTCAAAAATATAATGTTCTTGTTTTCCTCGGGACGAAGAAAAGGTTATTTTATAATCCATTTCTCGCAAGAAAGTTAAAACTTGTTCTTTTTCAATGCCTAATTCTTTTAAAAAAGCTGGATGGATTTCTAAAAATATGATTGGTTTTGATTGCCGTATTGTTGCTTCAAGACCTTTTAATACATTAAATTCATATCCTTCAACATCAATTTTTATAATCGATGGTAAGTGTAATTTTTTCTTATAAACCCAATCATCCCCTTTAACAACTTGGACTGGTGTTGACTTAGAGCTTTTTATTGCAAGAGTTGGAGTAAAGTAACCAAGTTCCCCAGTTCTAGTCGACATTTCAATAATACTATTCTCGGACCCTAAAGCTACAGAAAAAGGTAAAATTCTTTCAATCCGATTTAAATTTATATTTTCTTGAAGTCTTTTAAAAATAAAGGGTTCTGGCTCCCAGCAATAAATGAATTTCGGAGTAATTTTGTATTTTGCAGCAGACAAAGCATACAATCCTATATGCGTCCCAATATCATAAAAAACAGTATGATGGTTAATCTTGCTTAGAAATTTTTGAAGAAATTCACCTTCATTACATAAAGACTGCCAAATACTTACCTCAATGGGATTAGAAACAATAATTTTAGCTGAAACATCTTGAATTTTTAATCTTAAACCATTTTTACCAATAAAAATAATAAAACTTCTGTAGATGTTTTTAATATAATCATATAATCCTATTGTCTCTAAAAATTTCTTTATTTTGAGATTGATCATTACTTTACGTAAAGAAATTAAAAGATTATTTAACATGGTTTTATGCTTTTAAGTAATAGTGTTATTTTTGAGCATCTATCCAGGCATATCCACCAAATTTTAAAACTAAAAATTTTTTAATAAAACTTGGAAGAACATACTTAGCTAATGGTAGTGTCCTGTGTGGCAATTGATCTACTGTGCCCACATTATCATGAATCCCAATTTCAGTAGTCTTAAATCTACGCCATAAATTATATAATTCAGACTTTGTGTAAAATTTTGTGTGCATATTCCCGCCTGTATAAACACCATCACTATAGCGATTAGCTAATTCTTGCGAAGAGTATTTAAGTAATTTTAACCTTGCAACCCCTTTCCCAAACCAAATAAAATACCACCACTTAAAGGAATTTTTGTGGTACATCATAGCTCCTACGTTTCCACCATGTTTTAGCACCCTCCATATTTCCTCTATGCTTTTAACGGTATTGGGAGTATGCATAAGAACACCCCAAGCTAAAATATAGTCAAAGTAATTATCAGGAAAAGGTAAATGTTCAGCATCTGCTTCTAAAATATTTCCCTTGAGACCATGTAGCTTAAATCTTTTCTTCGTCAAATCCACTGCTGCAGGAGTAATATCAACGGCTGTAATCTCACATCCCATCCTGGCAAATTGTTCAGAGCTCCAGCCAGCCCCACAACCAATATCAAGAACTTTTTTCCCTTCTAAGCTTTGGTAGTCAATTAAATTTGAGAGCAAGGGATAACCGCCTTGTGCCCAAGGCATCCACTTTATAATTTTTCTATCTATATTTCTAAAATATTCCCAACTTCCTTTTCTTTGAGTGATATTATAATTGAATGGATTTTTATCCCACCAAGTTTTTACTTTTTGTTTAAGTTTCTTGTTGCCCATAAGAATAAGTGTTTATTTTAAAAAACTCTTATACCAAATTTGAAAAGTAAGTAAAGACCAAATTATATCTAAATTATATTTTTTACCTGAAATGTGATCATCTAAAATTTCTTTAATCTGAGGAAAATTAAAATATTGTTGGGTTTCTGAACAATAATTTGGTGAGAGAACTTCATAAGCAAAATCTTTTAAACCC
This window contains:
- a CDS encoding FkbM family methyltransferase is translated as MLNNLLISLRKVMINLKIKKFLETIGLYDYIKNIYRSFIIFIGKNGLRLKIQDVSAKIIVSNPIEVSIWQSLCNEGEFLQKFLSKINHHTVFYDIGTHIGLYALSAAKYKITPKFIYCWEPEPFIFKRLQENINLNRIERILPFSVALGSENSIIEMSTRTGELGYFTPTLAIKSSKSTPVQVVKGDDWVYKKKLHLPSIIKIDVEGYEFNVLKGLEATIRQSKPIIFLEIHPAFLKELGIEKEQVLTFLREMDYKITFSSSRGKQEHYIFEPLNKKSLD
- a CDS encoding class I SAM-dependent methyltransferase encodes the protein MGNKKLKQKVKTWWDKNPFNYNITQRKGSWEYFRNIDRKIIKWMPWAQGGYPLLSNLIDYQSLEGKKVLDIGCGAGWSSEQFARMGCEITAVDITPAAVDLTKKRFKLHGLKGNILEADAEHLPFPDNYFDYILAWGVLMHTPNTVKSIEEIWRVLKHGGNVGAMMYHKNSFKWWYFIWFGKGVARLKLLKYSSQELANRYSDGVYTGGNMHTKFYTKSELYNLWRRFKTTEIGIHDNVGTVDQLPHRTLPLAKYVLPSFIKKFLVLKFGGYAWIDAQK